A genomic stretch from Telmatocola sphagniphila includes:
- a CDS encoding HD-GYP domain-containing protein: protein MARNPRNLEPSPLPGSLPTSEDAEERRKFLEAFHADRPQPDSNLLLPKVHRILIVDDEPKLRDICRTALQNGPIQCEEAADGLHALQAISERPFDLILLDMAMPRLNGEETLKRIRQSPTWPNLKVIVFSGHMPGDEMAALLSHGADDFVPKPYSVAQLRARVNAALRLKQAQDRSDLLNHRLSGVNYELEKALGLKDEHLISARNGLVLALAKLVEYRSLETGTHLLRLQKFCRALGDEAKKMSEFNLVVDENFVQTLVACVPLHDIGKVALADHILLKPGKLTDEERIQMQSHTIVGAQTLQSVAAEYGFAAGFLQMAIDIARYHHERFDGMGYPDRLHGHTIPLAARIVAVADVYDALRSRRVYKLPITHANAKDHILTQSPGHFDPAVLRLFERCSDEFERIFQVAGD, encoded by the coding sequence ATGGCTCGAAATCCCAGGAATCTTGAACCTTCACCTCTGCCGGGTAGCCTTCCTACCTCTGAAGATGCCGAGGAACGACGGAAATTTCTTGAAGCATTTCATGCCGACCGCCCACAGCCAGACAGCAATCTACTCCTGCCGAAAGTTCACCGAATTCTCATTGTCGACGATGAGCCTAAGCTTCGGGATATTTGCCGCACCGCTCTCCAGAATGGGCCAATTCAGTGCGAAGAGGCGGCCGATGGCTTGCATGCTCTACAAGCGATCTCCGAACGACCGTTCGATCTCATTCTTCTCGACATGGCCATGCCTCGTCTCAACGGCGAAGAAACTTTGAAACGCATCCGCCAATCTCCCACCTGGCCGAATCTGAAAGTCATCGTTTTTTCCGGCCATATGCCGGGCGACGAAATGGCGGCGTTGCTCAGTCACGGCGCCGATGACTTCGTCCCAAAACCTTACAGTGTGGCTCAACTGCGAGCCCGCGTGAACGCCGCCTTACGATTGAAGCAGGCCCAGGACCGCTCCGATTTGCTGAATCACCGGCTGAGCGGAGTCAACTACGAACTCGAAAAAGCTCTCGGCCTGAAAGACGAGCACTTAATATCGGCCCGCAATGGGCTGGTGCTGGCATTGGCAAAGCTAGTGGAATATCGTAGCCTCGAGACGGGAACGCACCTGTTGCGTTTGCAGAAATTCTGCCGAGCTCTGGGCGATGAAGCCAAGAAGATGAGTGAATTCAACTTGGTGGTAGACGAAAATTTCGTGCAGACTCTGGTTGCCTGCGTTCCCCTGCACGACATCGGCAAGGTAGCCTTAGCCGATCACATTTTGCTTAAACCGGGAAAGCTAACGGACGAAGAACGCATTCAAATGCAGTCGCATACCATCGTTGGAGCGCAGACACTCCAGTCCGTTGCGGCTGAGTATGGTTTTGCCGCCGGTTTCCTCCAGATGGCCATCGATATTGCCCGATATCATCACGAAAGATTCGATGGCATGGGTTACCCAGATAGATTGCACGGCCACACCATACCGCTGGCCGCCCGGATTGTCGCAGTGGCCGACGTCTACGATGCGCTGCGCTCCCGACGAGTTTACAAATTGCCCATAACTCATGCTAATGCGAAAGACCATATCCTCACGCAGAGCCCGGGGCATTTTGATCCCGCCGTGCTGCGACTTTTCGAACGTTGCTCCGACGAATTCGAACGAATTTTTCAGGTAGCGGGCGATTGA
- a CDS encoding matrixin family metalloprotease, whose amino-acid sequence MKTHHKLKLETFEERIVPATFGIPWQGRNITVSFAPDGTNIQGNQSNLFAAMTADGLTQAQWQGQILKALESWVAVSNINLGVVADNGAAEGSPGFIQGDPNFGDVRIFGEAFNSNQLALTAPPGYTSETGAGDVILNTNYKFGVGGTNGAYDLFSTVIHESGHALGIDDNTTDPNSVMYYTYQGIRTGLDETDIASIQSLYGAANSSSSAGTKLSTATAIPAVTGSSNLFTNASLTASGQTEYYKFTVPSTQTGSTTLTLSTETISLLQGSFKVLDSSGNVLATSGETQSDTTFNGANASVTLFLTAGKTYYVEVFSTDPVFNVGAYTLSTVFNASSATAPASAPYGFLAQTPTSTTTSNSSLSNAQTIPSYSGATGQLSYQTFAVLQNLSTPSYYKVTAPTLASGSTTTLTIVVAAYNSSRGSSTTDPVATFAPNVTVYNSNGTALSLQSIASEGFHNVYQILNVTRGQQFYIQVKGNILSFASNYLLTAVFQPVAVQQLQALSTTLTSAAPSSTGVLTINEGQILSLELSLTSASGAPLSGATVTITNASGNTISTWFVLQGTSFSNTLFLTPGSYTVSITGFNVFGNVPNLGVIMDLVTLTDPIDIAPSSPLGTAPTHTSSTGSTTTHTSTTSVTYTTTK is encoded by the coding sequence ATGAAAACGCACCACAAATTGAAGCTGGAAACCTTCGAAGAGCGTATTGTCCCGGCGACATTCGGCATTCCCTGGCAGGGTAGGAACATTACCGTGAGCTTCGCCCCCGATGGGACAAATATCCAAGGCAATCAGAGCAATCTATTTGCCGCCATGACTGCTGATGGCTTGACCCAGGCCCAATGGCAAGGACAGATACTTAAAGCACTTGAATCCTGGGTGGCGGTTTCCAACATCAACCTCGGCGTCGTGGCCGATAACGGAGCGGCCGAAGGTTCACCCGGTTTCATCCAGGGAGATCCGAACTTCGGAGATGTCCGAATCTTCGGTGAAGCGTTTAACTCGAATCAATTGGCTCTCACGGCTCCTCCGGGTTACACCTCGGAAACAGGTGCCGGGGACGTCATTCTGAATACCAACTATAAATTTGGCGTCGGCGGAACGAACGGGGCTTACGATCTCTTCTCCACCGTCATCCACGAATCCGGCCATGCTTTGGGAATCGACGATAATACGACCGATCCAAACTCGGTGATGTATTATACTTATCAGGGCATTCGAACTGGACTCGATGAAACGGATATCGCTAGTATCCAAAGCCTGTATGGCGCCGCAAATAGCAGTTCCAGTGCGGGCACTAAACTCTCAACGGCCACCGCCATTCCCGCCGTCACTGGTTCCAGCAATCTCTTTACGAACGCTTCCTTAACTGCTTCTGGTCAAACAGAGTATTACAAATTCACGGTGCCAAGTACCCAGACGGGTTCAACGACCTTAACGCTCTCTACAGAAACTATCAGCCTTCTCCAGGGTTCGTTCAAGGTTCTGGATTCCTCGGGTAACGTTCTGGCCACCTCCGGGGAAACCCAATCCGATACGACTTTCAACGGTGCCAACGCATCGGTAACTCTATTTTTGACTGCCGGCAAAACCTACTACGTGGAAGTCTTCTCGACCGATCCCGTTTTCAATGTGGGGGCCTATACACTTTCCACTGTATTCAACGCCAGTTCGGCGACCGCGCCCGCAAGTGCCCCTTACGGTTTCCTGGCCCAGACTCCCACTTCGACCACGACCAGCAATTCAAGCCTCTCGAATGCTCAAACGATTCCCAGCTACAGCGGAGCAACCGGTCAGCTGTCGTATCAGACTTTTGCGGTCCTGCAAAACCTTTCTACTCCCTCTTACTATAAAGTTACTGCTCCGACACTGGCGAGTGGAAGCACAACGACTTTAACTATCGTCGTGGCCGCATACAACTCTTCTCGCGGTTCCAGCACTACCGATCCTGTAGCCACTTTTGCACCGAATGTGACGGTCTATAACTCAAACGGCACGGCCTTATCGCTCCAGTCTATCGCGTCGGAAGGATTCCATAATGTTTACCAGATCCTGAACGTTACCAGAGGGCAGCAGTTCTATATCCAGGTTAAAGGCAACATTCTATCATTTGCCAGCAATTATTTACTGACAGCTGTCTTTCAACCGGTGGCCGTGCAGCAGCTTCAGGCTTTGTCAACGACCTTGACCAGTGCGGCCCCCAGCAGCACGGGAGTGCTTACGATTAATGAGGGCCAGATACTCTCGCTGGAACTGTCCTTGACCTCCGCCTCGGGTGCCCCGCTTTCGGGTGCTACCGTGACGATCACGAACGCTTCGGGTAATACCATTTCCACATGGTTTGTTCTGCAGGGTACGAGTTTCAGCAATACTCTTTTTCTGACCCCGGGAAGCTATACGGTCTCCATCACCGGCTTCAATGTTTTTGGCAATGTCCCGAACCTGGGCGTCATCATGGATCTCGTCACGCTCACGGATCCGATTGATATTGCCCCGAGTAGCCCATTGGGTACTGCTCCGACTCATACAAGTTCGACCGGCTCGACTACCACGCATACATCTACAACTTCAGTTACTTACACCACAACAAAGTAA
- a CDS encoding carbohydrate-binding family 9-like protein produces MRLLFLATCCFLFPSAPALGQPAKATEDIRELKLRDWEPKSMMVTKVSIVEKPMYPVIDMHNHLGGGKNTLTPDRVKRYLTEMNEAGVQTVVNLDGGWGDRLKETLAALDEAHPGRFLTYALINFENLDDADWGTREAKRLEESFKAGAKGLKFHKSLGLTVRHKDGTLVAVDDPKLDEVWEMCAKHGRPVVIHIADPAAFFTPLDKYNERWHELNSNPGWLFFGEKYPKREVLLDQLHRVIARHPKTTFINTHFGNNAEDLASVADKLDKYPNMYVDIDARISELGRQPYAARKFFLKYQDRILFGTDTTPRREAYRIYYRFLETEDEYFNCAASHHLQGFWNIYGINLPAPVLDKIYRRNAERVLYGLKPDASRPGPKELHVAEVEDFELKGDGSAEAWKKAEWQMLSKRNKDSLPYETKIKVLHSNKGLYVLMEATDEKLTSTITKDFQDLWKEDVFEVFLWPDDRDAMYFEYEISPLGYELPIIIPNLEGRFLGWLPWHYEGARKIRKATSALGGELKSGAKVTGWKAEFFIPYELMQPLRNVPPKAGTRWRANFYRMDYDNGKTSSWDWSRVGPSFHDFQKFGTLIFD; encoded by the coding sequence ATGCGATTGCTGTTTCTGGCAACCTGCTGCTTCCTTTTCCCATCGGCTCCTGCTCTGGGACAACCGGCCAAGGCTACGGAAGATATCCGCGAGTTGAAGCTTCGAGACTGGGAACCCAAGTCGATGATGGTGACCAAGGTGAGCATTGTCGAAAAACCGATGTACCCGGTCATCGACATGCACAACCATCTGGGCGGTGGCAAAAATACATTAACTCCCGATCGGGTGAAACGCTATCTGACGGAGATGAACGAGGCGGGCGTCCAAACAGTCGTCAATCTGGACGGCGGCTGGGGAGATCGATTGAAGGAAACCCTAGCGGCACTCGACGAAGCGCACCCCGGCCGATTTCTGACATACGCCCTGATCAACTTTGAAAACCTCGACGATGCGGATTGGGGAACCCGGGAGGCCAAGCGGCTCGAGGAGAGTTTCAAGGCCGGGGCAAAAGGGTTGAAGTTTCACAAAAGTTTGGGGCTGACGGTCCGCCACAAGGATGGCACGCTAGTGGCTGTCGACGATCCCAAACTGGATGAAGTTTGGGAAATGTGTGCCAAGCATGGCCGTCCGGTGGTGATTCATATTGCGGATCCGGCCGCGTTTTTCACGCCTTTGGATAAATACAACGAACGCTGGCACGAGCTGAATTCCAATCCGGGCTGGCTCTTCTTCGGCGAAAAGTACCCAAAGCGGGAAGTACTGCTCGATCAACTGCATCGGGTCATCGCCCGCCATCCGAAAACGACCTTTATCAATACCCACTTCGGCAACAACGCGGAAGATCTGGCGTCAGTGGCCGACAAGCTCGATAAGTATCCGAACATGTATGTGGATATCGATGCCCGCATTTCCGAGCTCGGCCGACAACCCTACGCCGCTCGCAAATTCTTTCTGAAGTATCAGGATCGAATCCTGTTCGGAACCGACACGACACCCCGGCGGGAAGCTTACCGAATTTACTATCGTTTCCTGGAAACGGAAGATGAATATTTCAATTGTGCTGCCAGCCATCATTTACAGGGCTTCTGGAACATCTACGGCATCAATCTGCCAGCTCCTGTTCTGGATAAGATTTATCGGCGGAATGCAGAAAGAGTGCTCTACGGCTTGAAGCCGGATGCTTCGAGGCCTGGACCTAAGGAGTTGCATGTTGCAGAGGTGGAGGATTTCGAACTCAAGGGCGACGGCTCGGCGGAAGCCTGGAAAAAAGCCGAATGGCAAATGCTCTCTAAGCGGAATAAAGACAGCCTGCCGTATGAAACGAAAATCAAGGTTCTGCATTCGAACAAAGGGCTTTATGTCTTGATGGAAGCCACGGATGAGAAATTGACCTCCACTATTACCAAGGATTTTCAGGATCTCTGGAAAGAGGATGTCTTCGAAGTTTTTCTGTGGCCGGATGATCGGGACGCGATGTATTTCGAGTACGAAATTTCCCCACTCGGGTACGAATTGCCGATTATCATTCCCAATCTGGAAGGGCGATTCCTCGGCTGGCTACCCTGGCACTATGAAGGGGCGCGCAAGATTCGAAAAGCGACATCTGCCCTGGGTGGAGAGTTGAAATCGGGGGCGAAGGTGACCGGCTGGAAAGCGGAATTTTTTATCCCCTACGAACTCATGCAGCCTCTGCGAAACGTGCCACCGAAAGCTGGTACGCGCTGGAGGGCCAACTTCTACAGAATGGATTACGATAACGGCAAAACCAGCAGTTGGGACTGGTCCCGCGTCGGACCCAGCTTTCACGATTTTCAGAAGTTCGGTACTCTGATATTCGATTAA
- a CDS encoding serine/threonine-protein kinase — translation MKSSIDVRKVDLEVGPKSPSQASPADSESSKTGLLPSTQLNALETVDLEDKVKSLVGYDPLRGRKRLEKYEIIRLLATGGMGAVYKAFDHKLRRNVALKVMLPTAASNMRARDRFLQEARAAARISSDHVVEIYEADEIDNIPFIAQKYLHGNTLDRYLTLKGGVPISQAIRIIRETSLGLLAAHKIGLVHRDIKPSNLWLEAPKGRVKILDFGLARYQEEGASLTNLDIAAGTPSFMSPEQVRGDLIDFRSDLFSLGVVLYLLLTGKLPFPKQNSSNALMAVFTQEAIPVAELNPHVAPELAELTHILLSKDPERRPSQTSEVPEAMEWIEANRKHDKKDSTSKRPKVWETLTPPAQSVIEKHNNLNPFSSPKKGSFSFLKRLF, via the coding sequence ATGAAGAGTTCGATCGATGTTCGCAAAGTAGATTTAGAGGTAGGACCGAAGTCGCCTTCCCAGGCTTCTCCGGCCGATTCCGAATCGTCTAAGACTGGGTTACTCCCATCGACGCAGTTGAACGCACTGGAAACGGTTGATTTAGAGGATAAAGTCAAATCTCTGGTCGGTTACGACCCGCTGCGCGGCCGAAAACGACTGGAAAAATATGAAATTATCCGCCTCCTGGCGACTGGCGGCATGGGAGCCGTCTACAAAGCGTTCGACCACAAACTGCGACGTAATGTTGCTCTGAAAGTCATGCTGCCTACCGCAGCTTCTAATATGCGAGCTCGGGATCGTTTCCTGCAGGAAGCTCGAGCCGCCGCACGAATCTCCAGTGACCACGTCGTTGAGATCTACGAAGCGGACGAAATAGACAACATTCCTTTCATTGCTCAAAAATATCTGCACGGCAACACCCTGGATCGCTACTTGACCTTAAAAGGTGGCGTACCGATCAGTCAGGCCATACGCATCATTCGCGAAACATCTCTCGGACTGCTGGCGGCGCACAAAATCGGGTTGGTTCACCGCGATATCAAACCCTCTAATCTCTGGCTGGAAGCTCCCAAAGGACGCGTGAAGATCCTGGATTTCGGTCTTGCACGGTATCAGGAAGAGGGCGCTTCTTTGACCAACCTCGATATCGCCGCCGGGACGCCCTCTTTTATGTCCCCGGAGCAAGTTCGCGGCGATCTGATCGATTTTCGCAGCGATCTTTTCAGTCTGGGAGTAGTACTATACCTGCTGTTGACCGGAAAGCTGCCGTTTCCCAAACAAAATTCTTCGAATGCTTTGATGGCCGTTTTCACGCAAGAGGCTATCCCGGTCGCGGAACTCAATCCTCATGTAGCGCCGGAATTGGCCGAACTGACGCATATCCTGCTTTCAAAAGATCCCGAACGACGCCCCAGTCAGACCTCTGAGGTGCCGGAAGCCATGGAGTGGATCGAAGCGAATCGCAAGCACGACAAAAAAGATTCTACCAGTAAAAGACCGAAGGTCTGGGAAACCCTCACGCCCCCGGCACAGTCTGTGATCGAAAAACACAATAACTTGAACCCGTTTTCATCACCTAAAAAAGGCAGCTTTTCATTCCTGAAACGATTATTTTAG
- the leuS gene encoding leucine--tRNA ligase yields the protein MPNYNPRVIEPRWQKYWEENKTFACPDPHAPTVAGKPKIYILDMFPYPSGSGLHVGHPEGYTATDILSRQKRMAGYHVLHPMGWDAFGLPAEQHAITTGEHPSINTKNNIDNFRRQIKSLGFSYDWDREVDTTDPNYFKWTQWIFLQLFDTWYDHDQKKGRPIAELPIPADFKSEEEKRKFIDSKRLAYCAEVPVNWCPALGTVLANEEVIDGKSERGNHPVVRQPLRQWLLRITEYAERLIDDLEPLDWSESIKQMQRNWIGKSEGAEVDFALASGAAKIRVFTTRPDTLFGATYMVLAPEHALVESITTSEQKSAVQAYREAAARKSDFDRTELAKEKTGVFTGAYAINPVNGKQIPVWIADYVLATYGTGAIMAVPAHDERDFEFAKKFGLPIPLVVQPPEEWFKKTRSTPENLTEAYCEEGVACNSGLLDGLKTAEAKQKIIAHLEAKGAGTRRINYKLRDWLFSRQRYWGEPFPLLHELDSEGKPTGNIRPLELKDLPLTLPQMADFKPTGSPEGPLAKATDWINVTIDGKKYRRETNTMPQWAGSCWYYLRYLDAKNPNAFCDPAKAKHWLPVDLYVGGAEHAVLHLLYSRFWHKVLFDRGHVHCPEPFQKLVNQGMILGEMEYRISAETYEKHRAKIEELRVIPAHVKNEEEEYYVLRLADSETAKGKNLPDEQIEKRKGRTFLVGTEVELTGKADKMSKSRGNVINPDDVVKEYGADSLRLYEMFMGPLEATKPWSMKSVEGVYRFLSRVWRMVVDDRAETNVLSPLVKDVEPDAETLRLMHKMIQKVTEDTNGLRFNTAIAAMMEFSNHLTGKEVRPKSVLETLTLLLAPYAPHMAEELWNVLGHTTTLAYQAWPKFDPALLVEDRVEIPVQINGKIRAKLMVAADLDQAGLEKLALTDPKVIEQITGKSIKKIVVVPKKMVNIVVA from the coding sequence ATGCCGAACTACAATCCCCGGGTCATCGAACCGCGCTGGCAGAAATATTGGGAAGAGAACAAAACTTTCGCCTGTCCCGATCCCCACGCGCCGACCGTTGCGGGTAAGCCCAAGATCTACATACTCGATATGTTCCCTTACCCCAGCGGGTCGGGCCTGCACGTCGGGCACCCGGAAGGGTACACCGCGACCGATATTCTGAGCCGCCAGAAGCGCATGGCTGGATATCACGTCCTGCATCCGATGGGCTGGGATGCCTTCGGGTTGCCCGCCGAGCAGCACGCCATTACGACGGGCGAACACCCCAGCATTAACACTAAGAACAACATCGATAACTTCCGTCGACAGATCAAATCTCTGGGTTTCAGTTACGATTGGGACCGCGAAGTCGATACGACTGATCCGAACTATTTCAAATGGACGCAGTGGATCTTCCTGCAGCTTTTCGACACCTGGTACGACCACGATCAGAAGAAGGGTCGGCCGATAGCCGAATTGCCCATCCCGGCCGATTTCAAAAGCGAAGAAGAGAAGCGAAAGTTCATCGACTCCAAGCGATTAGCCTACTGCGCCGAAGTACCCGTGAACTGGTGCCCGGCGCTGGGAACGGTTTTGGCGAATGAAGAAGTCATCGATGGTAAATCGGAACGGGGCAATCATCCGGTAGTGAGACAACCACTCCGGCAGTGGTTGTTACGCATCACCGAGTATGCGGAGCGCTTGATCGATGATCTCGAACCGCTCGACTGGTCGGAATCGATCAAACAGATGCAGCGCAACTGGATTGGGAAAAGCGAAGGGGCCGAGGTCGATTTCGCCTTGGCGTCCGGGGCCGCGAAAATTCGGGTTTTCACTACCCGGCCCGATACACTTTTCGGGGCCACCTACATGGTGCTCGCTCCCGAGCATGCGCTGGTGGAATCGATTACTACTTCTGAGCAAAAGTCGGCCGTGCAAGCCTATCGGGAAGCGGCCGCGCGCAAATCCGATTTCGACCGCACCGAACTGGCCAAGGAAAAGACCGGCGTATTCACCGGCGCTTATGCGATCAATCCGGTGAACGGCAAGCAGATTCCTGTGTGGATTGCAGACTATGTTCTGGCGACCTACGGCACGGGGGCGATCATGGCCGTGCCGGCCCATGATGAACGGGATTTCGAGTTCGCGAAAAAGTTTGGACTACCGATACCGCTTGTGGTGCAGCCACCGGAAGAATGGTTTAAGAAAACTAGGAGCACTCCAGAGAATTTGACGGAAGCGTATTGCGAAGAGGGGGTCGCTTGCAACTCCGGTTTACTCGATGGTTTAAAAACCGCAGAAGCCAAGCAGAAGATCATCGCTCATCTCGAAGCGAAGGGAGCGGGCACACGGCGCATCAACTATAAGCTTCGCGATTGGCTCTTCTCCCGGCAGCGCTATTGGGGTGAACCTTTCCCGTTGTTGCATGAGTTGGACAGCGAAGGCAAACCCACAGGCAACATTCGCCCACTGGAATTGAAGGATCTGCCCTTAACGCTGCCTCAGATGGCCGACTTCAAGCCAACGGGTAGTCCCGAAGGTCCTTTGGCCAAGGCGACCGACTGGATCAACGTCACCATTGATGGGAAGAAGTATCGTCGGGAAACCAACACCATGCCGCAGTGGGCGGGGAGTTGCTGGTACTATCTGCGTTACCTCGATGCGAAAAATCCCAATGCCTTCTGCGATCCCGCTAAAGCCAAGCACTGGTTGCCTGTGGATCTCTATGTCGGTGGGGCCGAGCACGCCGTGCTGCATCTGCTCTATTCCCGCTTCTGGCACAAAGTCTTATTTGATCGAGGGCATGTGCACTGCCCGGAGCCCTTCCAGAAGCTGGTGAATCAGGGGATGATCCTGGGCGAGATGGAATATCGCATCAGCGCGGAAACTTATGAAAAGCATCGTGCAAAAATTGAAGAGTTGCGTGTAATTCCCGCGCATGTAAAGAATGAGGAAGAGGAGTATTACGTTTTGCGTCTTGCCGATTCGGAAACTGCTAAAGGCAAGAATCTTCCCGACGAGCAAATCGAAAAGCGAAAAGGACGCACTTTCCTGGTCGGCACAGAAGTCGAACTTACGGGCAAAGCTGACAAGATGTCCAAGAGTCGCGGCAACGTCATCAACCCGGATGACGTGGTCAAGGAATATGGGGCCGATTCGCTGCGGCTCTACGAAATGTTCATGGGGCCACTCGAAGCGACCAAGCCCTGGAGCATGAAAAGTGTCGAAGGGGTCTATCGTTTCCTCTCGCGGGTTTGGCGTATGGTCGTCGACGATCGTGCCGAGACGAATGTGCTTTCCCCGTTGGTGAAAGATGTCGAGCCGGATGCGGAAACTCTTCGGCTTATGCACAAGATGATTCAGAAAGTGACCGAAGACACCAACGGCCTCCGCTTCAACACGGCCATCGCGGCCATGATGGAGTTCAGCAATCATTTGACCGGTAAAGAAGTCCGGCCCAAATCGGTTTTGGAAACTCTGACGCTTCTGCTGGCACCTTACGCTCCGCATATGGCGGAGGAGTTGTGGAATGTGCTGGGGCACACGACGACGCTGGCTTATCAAGCCTGGCCGAAGTTCGATCCGGCTTTACTGGTGGAAGATCGGGTCGAGATTCCCGTGCAGATCAATGGCAAGATTCGCGCGAAGCTGATGGTGGCCGCCGATCTCGATCAGGCGGGGTTGGAAAAGTTGGCACTGACTGACCCCAAAGTGATCGAACAGATAACCGGTAAATCGATCAAGAAAATCGTCGTCGTACCCAAGAAGATGGTGAATATCGTTGTGGCCTGA